A region of the Candidatus Nanosynbacter lyticus genome:
GCGTCAGACGAAGCAGTTCTTGGTCATCTTCAGAAGTAGATTCAGGCGCCGCTACAAATTCCTGCACCACATTCCATACTCGATTTAAGAACCGATACGTCCCTGGCACCCCACGCGGATCCCACGGCGCATCCATATCGTAAGGCGCGATGAACATCTCGTACACGCGCAGCGCATCGGCACCGTAACCACTGTCCATAATTTCCATCGGATCGATGACATTACCCTTGGATTTACTCATCTTTTGACCGTCCGGTGCCATGATGTAGGCGTTATACATCATCCTCTTGAACGGCTCCGGTGTCGGCACCAAGCCCAGTTTATAGAAAAATCGCATCCAGAAACGACTGTACAGCAGGTGCGCAACCGCGTGGTCGGCACCGTTGTAGTAATCGACCGGCATCCAATGATCAATTCTCTCAGGATCCCACGCCTGAGCGTCATTGTGCGGATCAAGATAGCGCAGGAAATACCAGCTGGAACAAGCATAGCCATCCAACGTGTCAGTTTCGCGGCGGCCTTCACGCCAATTGTCACCTACTGGCTTCGACTCAGTAATCGGCACGGTTTTACCCGTCTCGACGTCAACCCACACGCGCACCCAATCATCAACTTGCGCTAGGACCGACGTATTACCGCCCGTCGGCTTGAAGTTCTCGACCTCTGGCAGGATCACCGGCAGACACTCGTCCGCCACAGCAATTGGTTCAAAACCATCAACATGAACCATCGGAATTGGCGCACCCCAGTACCGCTGACGAGAAATCAACCAATCGCGCATTTTGTAAGTAGTTTTACCTCGACCAGAACCCTGCTGTTCCAGCCAGGCTACGATCTGCTCGCGGGCGTCCTCGCTGCGCGTACCGTCGAATTGCCCAGAATTGATCAACTCACCTTCGCCTGTATAGCAACCGATGTCTGCCGAATCCTCTGGTTTGTCAACCACCTGAACAATCGGCAGATCGAATTTCTCAGCAAAGGCAAAATCACGTTCATCATGCGCTGGTACCGCCATGACCGCACCCGTACCATAGCCACTCAGTACATAGTCCGCCACCCAGATTGGTAGCTTTTGGCCATTGACTGGGTTGATGGCATAGCTGCCAGTAAAGACGCCGGATTTATCTTTGTTTTCCTGGCGCTCAACGTCAGACTTCTGCTGAGCCGCTTGAACGTATGCTTCAACCTTGGCGCACGTGTCGGCATTGACCAACTGAGAAACCAGTGGATGTTCTGGCGCCAAGGCGACATAACTGGAGCCAAACAAGGTGTCGGGGCGCGTGGTGAATACGGTAATGATAGCATCCTGTCCGTTGACTACAAAATCAACCTCCGCGCCAACCGACCGGCCAATCCAGTTTTTCTGCATGGTCTTGACCATTTCCGTCCAGTACAAGTCGTCAGTCGCCTCTAGAATCTCATCAGCATAGGCGGTGATGCGGAAAAACCACTGTTTGAGGTTGCGCTTGGTGACGGGGTTACCGCAGCGCCAACATTTACCGCCCTCAACTTGCTCATTGGCTAGTACCGTATTGTCGGTATCGCACCACCACTGCGGCTGTTCCTTTTGGTATGCCAAATCGTGCTTGTATAGCTGGGTAAAAATCCACTGGGTCCATTTGTAGTACTCTGGGTCAGCAGTAGAAATTTCCTTTGACCAATCATAACTAAATCCGAGACGCTTCAGCTGGGCGATGAAATGCGCTTTGGCTTCGTCGTGAGCCACCCGCGGCGTTTTACCGACCTTGATGGCATAATTTTCCACGGGGAGACCAAAACTGTCCCAACCAATTGGATGGTACACATTGTAGCCTTGCTGACGCTTCAGGCGCGCTTTGATGTCGGCAAACTGAAACGTCCGACCGTGACCGATGTGAATGCCAGCCCCGGTGATACCAGGCAGCATACTAAGACTATAGTATTTTGGGCGCGTTGTATCACTAAGATCAGCGACGTAGGTGCCATCAGCTTCCCACTTATCTTGCCATTTTTTCTCAATTTCCGTCGGATTGTAGCGTTTCATATCTGTAATTATAGCAAAAATCCCGCTCATTACGAACGGGATTATACTTATCCATGACAAACGACCAATATTATAGCAGAGATAGGCTGTCCAAAAGTTCTTTCATATTAGCAGCATCCGATGGAATTTCCACTTCACTAGCTTTATTCATATCAACATCTAAAGAAGCTTCAATGGTAGTATCGTTAGCCCTACCCTTAAACTCAATCGCCCTTAATTCATGCGAGAATCCACTAGCCCACAACTTTAACGAAGCATCGCCATCAGACGATTCGCCAGTCTCATTATCGATCTTTTTACATTTGCTCATATCTTTACCAACTGACGAGTCTTTTAGTTGTTCGGCAAACTTACTAAACTTATCGTGATTACCCTTTATTTCAAAACCACGACCACCGTTACGATCGCTCAACTTCGTGTCTTTAATGTCCAAAAAGTTATTCTTCCGGTAGAGCTGAGCAATCTCCTTGCGAATACCTTCATCTCTTCGCATTTTCTTTAATGCTTCAGTATAGCACTTGTAGTCATCGTTTTTAAGATCATCAGAAGAAATCTTCATCCATTTACCATTAAAGTTATCTAATACAGGCTCAAGTTGACTCAACATTTCATCGCGATATTCTTTCCTCTGGTCTTTTGATAATGCAAAACCAGACTTTGCAGATTTCTCCTCCATCATAAGTTCAAAAATGTCAGAGAACGAGTCTTTTAGATTGTCAATTTTTACATATACCGTACCATCGCCATCAACAACAACGTCGCCCTTGAACGAAAAACTTTTATCAATGTCTTTAATGGTTAGCTTTGCGTCAATATTGGATTTTACTTTATCAGAAGCAGAGTTAGCTTTCACGTTAAGCTCTAGCTTTACTGAATCTTTCATATTAGCCACGATTTTCCCATTAACAACAGCCTTCTTTGACACAATCGCGTTGGACACAGCGTCGGTAACCATTTTTTCTGGGTTTTGCCACCACAAGAAATAAGTCAATAAAGCAGCAATTATTGCGACAATCGCCAGCACACCTAACGTGATACCGACAATTAATCCTGTCTTTTTCTTCTTTGACTGTGGTGCGACCATATTGCCGTATGGCGGCTGCGGTGCAGGCTGGTTATTCTGATCCATATCCCCCCCTTATACTTATTTAATATCAATATAGCACATTTAGTCCTTAAATTGTGAGAAAAATTGATTCTTTCTGGCAATCCATTCCGGAGTTTGGCGGACCAGATATTTATCATCCTCAGTACTGTGAAGATTGATCTTTATCGACTCCTCTAGCCATACGCCGCCGCTCGATCCCTTAAACAATGCAATTCCCTCTGACCTCAATTTATCCCGCACAAACGATCCGGCCTCGATAGCGTTTTTACACTCTTTTACCTGACAGCCTTTTTGGCGAGCGGCTGGCGCCAAATATTGATTAGCTTTATCACCCACCGTAACGACCCAGTCCAATAAATCCGGGTTACAATTCGCGCCGAGTTCAGCATGAACTTGCTCAAAAATCCCTTTCAAACCGTTCATATTACCAAGCACAGCAATTCGCTGTGGCGTCTCTATTCGGTAAAGAGATTGGAGAGCCGCCAATGCCGTCAGTGGCGTTGAACTATAGCTATCATCAATCAGCCACGTGTTATCGGCCCCCTTCAGTAAATTCATCCGACCTGGCAGCGGCCGCAAAGATTCCACGCCCTTTTTGATATTCTCCTCAGACTCACCTAAAGCATAGCCGACAGCTGCCGCGACTACTGCTGGACGGACGTTGTGTTCGCCAATCAGCTTAACGTCAACTTCTAGACCGTCTGGATTTTCTGGTGACATAATAAAACCATGATGGCCATCCGTCAAAGAAAAATTACGATCATCAAAATTATACTCTGCCACCGGATCGCTGCCGTAAGTAGTAATGTTAGGATTTGTCAGAAAGCTCGCAAAACGCCCATCAATATCATCACGATTAATCATTGCCATACGCGAATAGTTAGCCAAAGAAATCATCTCATTCGCCACCTCTTCCAAAGAGTGTTCAACCTGCATACGACCATTTGTCGCAGACGTCACAACCGCAATATCAGGCATTATATAATTTTT
Encoded here:
- the leuS gene encoding leucine--tRNA ligase; translation: MKRYNPTEIEKKWQDKWEADGTYVADLSDTTRPKYYSLSMLPGITGAGIHIGHGRTFQFADIKARLKRQQGYNVYHPIGWDSFGLPVENYAIKVGKTPRVAHDEAKAHFIAQLKRLGFSYDWSKEISTADPEYYKWTQWIFTQLYKHDLAYQKEQPQWWCDTDNTVLANEQVEGGKCWRCGNPVTKRNLKQWFFRITAYADEILEATDDLYWTEMVKTMQKNWIGRSVGAEVDFVVNGQDAIITVFTTRPDTLFGSSYVALAPEHPLVSQLVNADTCAKVEAYVQAAQQKSDVERQENKDKSGVFTGSYAINPVNGQKLPIWVADYVLSGYGTGAVMAVPAHDERDFAFAEKFDLPIVQVVDKPEDSADIGCYTGEGELINSGQFDGTRSEDAREQIVAWLEQQGSGRGKTTYKMRDWLISRQRYWGAPIPMVHVDGFEPIAVADECLPVILPEVENFKPTGGNTSVLAQVDDWVRVWVDVETGKTVPITESKPVGDNWREGRRETDTLDGYACSSWYFLRYLDPHNDAQAWDPERIDHWMPVDYYNGADHAVAHLLYSRFWMRFFYKLGLVPTPEPFKRMMYNAYIMAPDGQKMSKSKGNVIDPMEIMDSGYGADALRVYEMFIAPYDMDAPWDPRGVPGTYRFLNRVWNVVQEFVAAPESTSEDDQELLRLTHSTIKKVTRDIEDEKFNTAVAAMMEMVNGLYKFKESHSMQASGTWRFTLESLLQILAPFAPHITEELWRELGHTDTIHVNHWPKWDEKYLKSDTMTIIVQVNGKLRSKLKLPVDTDRQGVEAVALADENVQKFTNNKPPKKMVYVPGKLVNIVV
- a CDS encoding Mur ligase family protein, which encodes MVTVSKKREEKLAELVREFFAAHPEVRLVAVTGSAGKASAKIAIGTVLSRQFDIQLRTDEPKTKADVLLQMMGVRMPEKGLFKWWKVIRAVKKRIKAEKPDIQIIVQEFNPKEPGYNLWFKNYIMPDIAVVTSATNGRMQVEHSLEEVANEMISLANYSRMAMINRDDIDGRFASFLTNPNITTYGSDPVAEYNFDDRNFSLTDGHHGFIMSPENPDGLEVDVKLIGEHNVRPAVVAAAVGYALGESEENIKKGVESLRPLPGRMNLLKGADNTWLIDDSYSSTPLTALAALQSLYRIETPQRIAVLGNMNGLKGIFEQVHAELGANCNPDLLDWVVTVGDKANQYLAPAARQKGCQVKECKNAIEAGSFVRDKLRSEGIALFKGSSGGVWLEESIKINLHSTEDDKYLVRQTPEWIARKNQFFSQFKD